The genomic interval AAGGTTCCCCCTCCCTATTACCCTCCCCCACATGGCGATAGGTCGCAGTCGGGGATGGACGAGCATCCCCTCCTACTCCATGAATTTTGTCATTCCTTAATCATCTCAGGATGTTTGTTCTCTCCGGCCGAGGCTACCCGTGAGGGTAGCGTCTAGGCCGGGTTATCGCCATAGCGCAAAGCCCTGAGGTCAGGGCGTGTTCGCGAAGCGGATGCGAAGCGAACTTGCGCAAGGGTTGCCCTAGGGAAAATCTTGTTATTAGTCATCAGGAGATTAGGGAATCCTCCTCCCTCTTGTCCGGCTCATTAAAAAATTTAAAAAAAATCAGAAGACACTGGCTTCCGAGTAAACATTGATCTCGTCTTCCTCGATCTCGTAGGGTTTGATCTCCCTGGAATGATTCGAGCTCCTCATCTTGACGACCTCAACTGCCGTGTGAACCTCGGCGAGATCGTCCGGGCGGATGTACTTCAGGACGACGACGGTGTCCGCAAGATACTCGATAAGGCCGTACCGGCTTGCATATGCATCGTTCCTGTTGTGTTCGCTCGTCATGAGAACAGTGCATTTCAGGTCGCGGAGGATCTCGACAAGCCTGAACATCTCGAGCCTCCTCTGGGATTCGTCGTCAAAAAGACCTTCGAAGAGGGAGATGGGGTCGACTATCACTCTTTTTGCACCTATCTCGTAGATAAGTTCAGGGAGTTCGTTCCTGATGCTGTTTATGGAAAGGTTGAAGTCCGTAGGATCAAGCTTGATCACGAAAAGAGTCAGGTCGCGGTATTTCTCCAGTTCGAAACCACGGTCCTCGATCTTTTCATAGATTGTCTCCTTCTTCTCCTCAAGACTGATGTATACGACCGTTTCATTATTTTTAAGGCCGTCATATGCAAACTGGAGGGCAAAAGTGGTCTTTCCGGTACCGTATGTCCCGATTATCGAACAGATGCTGCCTTCGATAAGCCCCCCGTCCATCATTTCGTCGAGACCGTCGATGCCCATTTTGACCCTGTTCTTCTTCATATAACTACCCTGATGTTGCTGACCTCGAATCCGGCTTCCGTCGTGATTTTCGATGCGAACTTTACAAGATCATTCTCTTCGAGATGGGGCATGGCTCCGCTGAATTTAACGAAGTACATGATCCTCTGCCTCTTTCTGCCCGTGCTCTCTTCCCACTTGAAATCGATAATTGCATCGCAGCAGTCCGCAACCTCCATGAGCTTGCTGTGTTCGAAGATTCCCTCAGAGACAAGTATGTATATCGTGGTTCTCCATGTTTTCGCGACTCTCTGCAATCCTCTCAGAAACTCTACGAGCTGTTTCCATTCCTCAGGATTGTTAATCGTCGTATTCAGATCCGTCAGCGAATCGATGATGATCAGACTTTTGTTCTTGATCTTCCTGAGGCTGTTCGTCAGTTCGGCGACAAGGCTGTCGGAAACTTTGCCTTTTTCCTTTTCAGTAAGAAGCGAGGTACGCGAGTACCATCCTCTCGGGACGACACTCTTTTCGAAGTAGAAGTTGGAGAGATCAATAAAAGAGATATTGTCTTCTATTGCTGTTACGAGGTCCTTCTTGTACGAGATCTTGATCTCATCTATAATTGATGACGTAAGTCTTGTGAAGGATACATAGACCATCTGTTCGGGAAGGATTCTGTTATCTCCGTTCTGGCCGGCCGCTTTCATTTTTGAAAGATATATCATTGAACTCTGGACAAATTCCCTGTTCCCGGCCCCTTGTTCGCCGATGAGCAGGACGACCGACCCCGGCGGAACTCCTCCGTCCAGTACCGGATCGAGGGAAGATATACCGGTCGGCATACGCTCGTTCAGATTGTCATTCATCCTAATGATAAATTCATCTGCCTTTTATGTAAACATTTTGCTGAAACCAAACGCTAAAACTTCCACCTGCTGACGAAGCCATAAAATCAGACGGATTCTGATTATGATAATTTATATATGAACAGTTGTCTTTTATTAAATCAGGACCGTATATATTGCCCGAAGACTAATTTGATACACTGGAGTTATGTAATATGCCTTTTCCCGGTTTTCATAAGAAAAAGAAGACTGATCCTTCTGTCGGCAAAGAACCCGAAGAGCCGAAACTCGAGGATATTTTAAAGAAGATCAACGGAGTGAATGATGCCGGAAAAGAAGAGAATAAAGAACCGGCAGATCTGCCCGACAAACCGAATCTCGGGGATATTATAAAAAATATCAACAGAGCTGATGATGCGGGAAAAGAAGAGGAAATTGAACCCGCAGGCACGCCTGAACCTGATTCTCTTACATCTTCCATTGTAGAAGAGACACCGGTGCCGGCCAGTGAGGAACCCCGGGAATCGGTTGAGGTAACTGCACCCGAAGAGCCTGAAGAAAGAGTAATCAGTGCAGAAGATTCTGTAGAGGCCGTGGGATCAGTTGAGGAAACTGCCCCTGAAAATCCTGAAGAAAAGGAAATCCAGGAAGAAGGTTCTGTTGAACCCGTAGGATCAGTTGAGGAAATAGCCCCTGAGACTCCTGAAGAAAGCGTGGTCCTAACAGAGGATTCCACCGAACCCGTGTCGGTTCAGGAACACCCTGAAGAGCCGGAAAAAGATGAAATTTCCGAAAAGGAAGAAATCGGAAACATAGAAGAACCGTCTGATCAGCCCGTCAGGGAACAGGTAAAGGGACAGGAAGAGGAATGGCCTGAGTCCGTTGAGAAAGCAGAGACCACCGGGAAGGACGAAGGCGGCGGTGAGGATCTAAATTATATCAAAAAGAAGAAAAAGTCGTCAAAAGCCCGTGTCCAGGATGAAAAGAAGGGCCTGCTCCTGAAGAAGAAGATCGAAAAGATCCGCCTGTATGATTTCGGGACAGACGGTCCTCTTGTGGACCCTATCCTTCCTGAAGGATACGTTCTCAGGGATGAATACTGGATACACGAAGGAAGATCAAAGGTTCTTATCGCGAAAAATCCTGAAAACCATCTCGAAGAGTATCTCCTCTATGAACCGAAATTATCCAGTTTCGAAAGAGAACTCGCAGAGAGGCTCTATGAAGACATGAGGGATGTCCTGATTCTTACAGACGAGGAGATCCTCGAGGATCGCGAGAGTGTCCTTATGGATAAGATGAACCACCTTCTGCATGAATATAAGGTTAAAATCGAAGATGATGCCCTCTTTAAACTCCAATATTATCTTCTCAGGAACTTTCTCGGGTGGTCGAAGCTCGACTCCCTCATGTTCGACCCGAATATTGAGGATATATCATGCGACGGCTCGGACATACCGTTATTCCTGTACCACAGGAAATTCAGGAATATAAAGACGAACATCTCCTTCGATGAAGACACTCTGTATTCTCTTGCCATACTCCTTGCACAGAGATCGGGAAAGCACATATCCGTCTCCCAGCCAATGCTGGATGCAACCCTGCCTGACGGTTCGCGTCTCCAGCTGACACTCGGAAAGGTGGTTACAAGCAGGGGAACCTCGTTTACGATTCGTAAATTCCGTGAAGAGCCGTTTACACCTATCGAACTCATCGACTATGGCACATTCAATGTCGACCAGCTTGTCTACTTCTGGCTTGCAATCGAGAACAACAAGAGCCTGCTATTCGTCGGAGGAACAGCAAGTGGAAAGACGACATCGCTCAACGCCGTATCGCTCTTCATCCCGCCTCTCTCAAAAGTGGTGAGTATTGAGGATACAAGGGAGATCACTCTCTTCCATGACAACTGGCTTGCGACGGTTACGAGGGAGGCTGTAGTCGAGACATCCGGGGCCAAGGTCGATATGTTCGACCTGCTGAAGGCAGCAATGAGGCAGAGGCCGGAGTACATCCTTGTCGGTGAAGTGAGGGGTGTCGAGGCCCAGACTCTTTTCCAGGCGATGAATACCGGGCATACGACCTTCTCCACTCTTCACGCAAACAGCGTGGACGCCGCTATCCACAGGCTCGAAAATCCCCCCCTGAACGTTCCGAGGAACATGGTTCAGGCGCTTGACATAGTTTCGATACAGGCGCTTGTATACAGGGGGCAGGACAGGGTCAGGAGAGCGATGGAGATCGTCGAGATAGCGGGAATCGATCCCGGAACAGGAAATCTCCGTGTAAATACTGTTTTTGAATACGACCCTGTAAAGGATATCCATACATATTCAGGCAGATCTCAGGTATATTCCAAAATCCTTGAGATTCGCGGCTGGAGCAGGGAGGAGATGAACGAGGAGATAGAGAGGAGACGCAGCATAATCCAGGCCATGCACGACCAGGGAATTATAGATTATATAAATGTCACCAAGATATTCCAGGCTTATTTCATCAATTCCGCCAATGTTCTAGAACATATAGGCGATCTTAAGAAGGCATTTCTATGATAGTCGACAGGTATGTCAGCTGGAAACTTAAGAGGAACCCCGATGCATTTATGCAGCTCCATGCGGATTTGATATCCGCGAGGATGGGCATCACTCTCAGCCGTTTCCTGCAGATATGCCTGATCAGTGCCCTGGTGACCGGTTTTTCCGCAGGAATTGCGGCCGCTCTTTTCGCATCATTTATTTATATACCGAGAGTTTCGATACAGATCTATAATGTATTCAATCTCCAGCTTCCGTCATATTATATCCCGCAGCTGAACCAGACGAACTTTGCCATCCTGGCATTTTTTGTGATATTTGTCCTGCTGTCGTTTATCTCGTACCAGGTGATGCTAAAATATCCCTCGATCAAGAAAGCATCCAGGACGACAAAGATCAATCTCTCCCTGCACAACGCGGTTTCGTATATGTTTGCAATGAGAAGGGGTGGTGCCGAGATGCTCGACATATTCAGGTCGATGTCAGAGAACGCTGTCGTTTACGGTGAAGTCGCGATCGAGTTCAGGCAGGTTTTAAGAGATGCCGAATACTTCGGCCACGACCTGATCTCCGCACTGGAAAACCTCAGCATGACCACACCTTCGGAGAAACTCAAGGATTTCCTGGAAGATCTGGTGTCCGTCACGGGGAGCGGCGGAAACATCTCCGAATATCTTGAGGGAAGGGTGAGAATGTACCAGGAGGAGGCAAGATTCGAGCAGCTTCAGTTTCTCTCGACCCTCCAGATAGTTGCCGAAGCATATGTTACCGTCTTTGTCGCAGGGCCTCTGTTTCTGGTCATAATAATGGTCGTTATGGGAATGGTCGGATCATCCGCCGTTCTTGAATTCAGCCTGGTGGCATATGTACTTCTTCCCGTAGGTGCGGTGATATTCATTCTCTTTATCGACATGATGTCGCTGTCCGATGAGGTTGCGGAGAGATATACACGCATTACCGAGATGAAACAGTTCATTGATGTTCCGATCGAAGACAAAGAGGATGATGTCCGCAATTACAAGGCCCTGGACTGGTACGACCGGCTGAAGGCGATACGGGGTTTTTTCACCAGTCCATTCGACTGGTTCATAGTGAATGCGAACAGGACCCTTTATTTCACGGTTCCGCTTGCTCTTATATACATTCTTGCTGTCTATCTGGTTACACCCCAGTACTCGGATACTGAGCTCTATATTGCGGTGGTCGACGATCACGTGATAATCGCCATGCTTATAGTGATCATTCCGTATGCCGTTTTTTTTGAGTTCTGGCGGCGAAAGCTCAAGGCGATCGAGTCCTCGATTCCGGATTTCCTTGAGAGGCTTTCGGGTATAAACAGGGTCGGCCTCACTATAGCGGGTGCAATCAATGTTCTTGTCAAGGCCAACTTGGGGCTTATTTCTTACGAGATACGGAGAATAAAGAGAGACCTGGAATGGGGCGCGAGTGTAAATGATGCTCTTATACGTTTTGAAGAGCGTGTGAATACTGCGGCAATTGCGAGAACTGTAACGCTGATTACCAAGGCCAGCGAGATGACCGGGGATATTGGCGAGGTGCTTGGAATTGCATCGGCCGATGCAAGGATGAACGAGACTCTCAAGAAGGAGAGGCAGGGTGAGATGTTCATCTATACCGTAATCATCTACCTGGCGTTTGTCGTATTCATCTTCGTGGTTGCAGTGCTGAATACGAACTTTCTCGAAATTCTTGAACAGCTCAGCAATGTGACCACTAGTTCCGGGTCGTCGATCGCCGGGGCATCGGAGTTTTCGATGGCGACTAATATGGATGTCGACGTATTCAGGCGCCTGTTATATCACACCTGCCTTATACAGGCGATATTTTCAGGTATCATTGCAGGTCAGATGGGTGAGGGAATGGTAAAATCGGGCATAAAACACGCCGGAATTATGCTCATTATTGCGCTGGTGATATTCAACCTGTTCATATAGGTCGTGTGAATTCCTCTTTAACAGGATGATAGATATATATTCATATAGAGGATGAATGTCAAAGAAACAGATGCCTTAAAACAATCCCTGAAAATAAATAATATTCATTCTCTATTCTGTAAACGGGTGCAAATACAATAATAACTAAATAAATTGTCAGGTTATAATTATCTTATAAACGACAAGTCAGGGTTTGCCAGGGTTAATATATGTTGATATTGCAGGAGCGATGCGAAGGCTTCACCGGCCTGGAGGCGGCTATTGTTTTAATAGCTTTTGTTGTAGTTGCATCAGTTTTCGCATTCTCAGTAATCGGTGCGGGGTATTTTGCAACCCAGCAGACCCAGAGCACTGCATACACGGCACTTCAGCAGACAGGTTCGACTCTTGAGGTCCTTGGTTATGTACACGGAATAAAAAGAGCGGATGATGAGATCGGTGCCATACAATTCAACGTTGGTCTCGCCCCTGGAGGCAAATACATAGATTTCAGCAAGATGGTTCTCACCTGGACCACCAGAGATGAGATCAGAATCTATGATGCGAACGAGCCTCTTTACAATACCACGATCGATGAAGGAAAATGGGGGATTGTGGGGATCAAACCCACGGATGCGGCCGGTGATACGGTTCTTGAATCCGGTGAAACATATACGATCTATGTCAACCTGGCCCCGGGGGAAGAACTCGGGCCCGGGGAGGAATTTTCGCTTGAACTTACATCTACATCGGCGATGTCCCTGATAATCAGCAGAAGTGCACCCTGGCAGATCGACAATATAAATAACCTCTATTAAATATATTCTTCCTCATTGCTGTTATGAGAGATTTCGAGGCTGAAAACCTTAAAAAGAAAAGAGTGGCCCGCCTTTCGATATTGTCAAATACATTTCTTGTCTTCATGAAGCTGGGTGCCGGTCTTGCAGTCGGCTCAATAAGTATAATCTCGGAGGCTGTTCATTCGGCCGTGGATCTCATCGCATCGGCGATTGCTTATATCTCCGTAAAGAAATCAGCAGTTCCCCCTGATATGTGCCACGAATACGGTCACGGGAAGTTCGAGGACATGTCGGGAATTATCGAAGCGCTCCTGATAGTGGTCGCATCGCTGATTATCCTTTACGAGGCTGTCATGAACCTTGTAAGCGGTCATGATATCGCCTCAGAACAGCTGCTCTCCGTCGGAATAGCCGTGATGCTGATCTCGACCATAATGAACCTCTATGTCTCAACGAAACTCTTCTCCGTTGCAAAGGATACCGGTTCGATTGCGCTCGAGAGTGATGCCTGGCACCTGCGGACCGATGTCTTTACCTCTGCGGGAGTGATGGTCGGCCTTATTCTTATACGGATTACCGGTTTTGTCCAGTTTGATGCGATAATTGCTATAGGAATCTCGTTTGTCATCCTGCATGCCGCCTACGATCTCATAAAAAGATCCTTCGCCCACCTTACCGACAGGTCACTTCCTGACGATGAGATGGAGGAGATCCGGGAGGTACTCATGAGATTCTGCGGGAACAACGTAAGTTTCCACGCGATAAGGTCGAGAAGAGCAGGGCCCGATCGTTTCGTCGAGTTTCATCTTACGGTCCCGGGCGATTCAAGTGTAAACGATTCGCATGAACTGACCGACAGGATCGAGGCGGCCTTAAAGTCGAAGCTCGGGCGGATTTTCGTTACGATTCATGTCGAACCTGCCAAAAACAAAAAAGATTAAATGAATCCCTGCCGATTATCTCTCAGGTGAAACTGTAATGTGTTCAGGAGCCGGTGGTTTCGACGTTGAACTGACCCAGCGTCTCAAACCAAAAAAATACAAGTGCAGGAGCTGCGGGGCAACATTCGAGAGCGTGTCAAAGCACCCTGTCTGCCCCACCTGCCAGTCGGAATCAGTAGATGAAGTATGCTAGTCCCTCTTGATGACGAGCTTCTTTTAATCAGGAGAGGGGACCCTTTTTTGCTCGTTGCAAAGGCACCGGAGCTTTTCGTGCTGTGCATAGAGACATATGATAAGGAATTATGCCAGACCGTCGAGGCAGGGGATCTGATCGTTGCCTCCGCGCCGGAGGGAGGAGACGTGAGGCAGGCAGAGATCCTGGTCGAATTGGTGAGGACATATCACCAGCCGGTCTTCGTGATTCCGAAGGATCATCCCGGCTCCGCGAGGCTTTCGATGGTTGTCTCCGCAGGGTCCGCAGTAATTCCAAAGTGCGATATCGTACGCGGGACACACCCGGAGCAGGACGTGATCTGTGCATCGGAAGAGTTCGGAAACCTGCGGCTGTCTTCGGTGCACGGGGGAGTGGAGATCTCGCTTCCGGAGTCAGAGGAGAAATTCTTCTCGATATCGAAGATTCAAACCACAGTGGCCCGCTAAACTCCGGGCCT from Methanolacinia paynteri carries:
- a CDS encoding KaiC domain-containing protein, which encodes MKKNRVKMGIDGLDEMMDGGLIEGSICSIIGTYGTGKTTFALQFAYDGLKNNETVVYISLEEKKETIYEKIEDRGFELEKYRDLTLFVIKLDPTDFNLSINSIRNELPELIYEIGAKRVIVDPISLFEGLFDDESQRRLEMFRLVEILRDLKCTVLMTSEHNRNDAYASRYGLIEYLADTVVVLKYIRPDDLAEVHTAVEVVKMRSSNHSREIKPYEIEEDEINVYSEASVF
- a CDS encoding type II secretion system F family protein, whose product is MIVDRYVSWKLKRNPDAFMQLHADLISARMGITLSRFLQICLISALVTGFSAGIAAALFASFIYIPRVSIQIYNVFNLQLPSYYIPQLNQTNFAILAFFVIFVLLSFISYQVMLKYPSIKKASRTTKINLSLHNAVSYMFAMRRGGAEMLDIFRSMSENAVVYGEVAIEFRQVLRDAEYFGHDLISALENLSMTTPSEKLKDFLEDLVSVTGSGGNISEYLEGRVRMYQEEARFEQLQFLSTLQIVAEAYVTVFVAGPLFLVIIMVVMGMVGSSAVLEFSLVAYVLLPVGAVIFILFIDMMSLSDEVAERYTRITEMKQFIDVPIEDKEDDVRNYKALDWYDRLKAIRGFFTSPFDWFIVNANRTLYFTVPLALIYILAVYLVTPQYSDTELYIAVVDDHVIIAMLIVIIPYAVFFEFWRRKLKAIESSIPDFLERLSGINRVGLTIAGAINVLVKANLGLISYEIRRIKRDLEWGASVNDALIRFEERVNTAAIARTVTLITKASEMTGDIGEVLGIASADARMNETLKKERQGEMFIYTVIIYLAFVVFIFVVAVLNTNFLEILEQLSNVTTSSGSSIAGASEFSMATNMDVDVFRRLLYHTCLIQAIFSGIIAGQMGEGMVKSGIKHAGIMLIIALVIFNLFI
- a CDS encoding archaellin/type IV pilin N-terminal domain-containing protein, producing the protein MLILQERCEGFTGLEAAIVLIAFVVVASVFAFSVIGAGYFATQQTQSTAYTALQQTGSTLEVLGYVHGIKRADDEIGAIQFNVGLAPGGKYIDFSKMVLTWTTRDEIRIYDANEPLYNTTIDEGKWGIVGIKPTDAAGDTVLESGETYTIYVNLAPGEELGPGEEFSLELTSTSAMSLIISRSAPWQIDNINNLY
- a CDS encoding type II/IV secretion system ATPase subunit, giving the protein MPFPGFHKKKKTDPSVGKEPEEPKLEDILKKINGVNDAGKEENKEPADLPDKPNLGDIIKNINRADDAGKEEEIEPAGTPEPDSLTSSIVEETPVPASEEPRESVEVTAPEEPEERVISAEDSVEAVGSVEETAPENPEEKEIQEEGSVEPVGSVEEIAPETPEESVVLTEDSTEPVSVQEHPEEPEKDEISEKEEIGNIEEPSDQPVREQVKGQEEEWPESVEKAETTGKDEGGGEDLNYIKKKKKSSKARVQDEKKGLLLKKKIEKIRLYDFGTDGPLVDPILPEGYVLRDEYWIHEGRSKVLIAKNPENHLEEYLLYEPKLSSFERELAERLYEDMRDVLILTDEEILEDRESVLMDKMNHLLHEYKVKIEDDALFKLQYYLLRNFLGWSKLDSLMFDPNIEDISCDGSDIPLFLYHRKFRNIKTNISFDEDTLYSLAILLAQRSGKHISVSQPMLDATLPDGSRLQLTLGKVVTSRGTSFTIRKFREEPFTPIELIDYGTFNVDQLVYFWLAIENNKSLLFVGGTASGKTTSLNAVSLFIPPLSKVVSIEDTREITLFHDNWLATVTREAVVETSGAKVDMFDLLKAAMRQRPEYILVGEVRGVEAQTLFQAMNTGHTTFSTLHANSVDAAIHRLENPPLNVPRNMVQALDIVSIQALVYRGQDRVRRAMEIVEIAGIDPGTGNLRVNTVFEYDPVKDIHTYSGRSQVYSKILEIRGWSREEMNEEIERRRSIIQAMHDQGIIDYINVTKIFQAYFINSANVLEHIGDLKKAFL
- a CDS encoding RAD55 family ATPase translates to MNDNLNERMPTGISSLDPVLDGGVPPGSVVLLIGEQGAGNREFVQSSMIYLSKMKAAGQNGDNRILPEQMVYVSFTRLTSSIIDEIKISYKKDLVTAIEDNISFIDLSNFYFEKSVVPRGWYSRTSLLTEKEKGKVSDSLVAELTNSLRKIKNKSLIIIDSLTDLNTTINNPEEWKQLVEFLRGLQRVAKTWRTTIYILVSEGIFEHSKLMEVADCCDAIIDFKWEESTGRKRQRIMYFVKFSGAMPHLEENDLVKFASKITTEAGFEVSNIRVVI
- a CDS encoding cation diffusion facilitator family transporter, producing MRDFEAENLKKKRVARLSILSNTFLVFMKLGAGLAVGSISIISEAVHSAVDLIASAIAYISVKKSAVPPDMCHEYGHGKFEDMSGIIEALLIVVASLIILYEAVMNLVSGHDIASEQLLSVGIAVMLISTIMNLYVSTKLFSVAKDTGSIALESDAWHLRTDVFTSAGVMVGLILIRITGFVQFDAIIAIGISFVILHAAYDLIKRSFAHLTDRSLPDDEMEEIREVLMRFCGNNVSFHAIRSRRAGPDRFVEFHLTVPGDSSVNDSHELTDRIEAALKSKLGRIFVTIHVEPAKNKKD